The Oscillatoria salina IIICB1 nucleotide sequence AGTTAATAGATTTTCCAGGGGGTTTTGAGGTATCGGCGGAGGCGGAGCAGAAACAGGTCCAGTAGATAGTAAACTAACAGCCAGTAAATAAGGATCGCTCATCAAGTCACCACAATCTCTTATTCCTTTGACAAGACTTAGATGTCAAACTCAGGAATTTTTTCTAGGGTAGATAAGTTTGGGTAAGTCTTATGTAACGGCAAAACCTAAAATAGTGTCGGTGAATAAAAACAACACGCTCTGTAATGACAATTAAGATGCAATCTGTAGAATCAAAAACCCAAGATGCGCCAGACTGGTATAAACGCCTGTTTGCTTGGTTGATGGCTCATGGTACTGCTAAGTACGAAGCCCAAATGGCTGACTTTAAGCGAGCCTTATTCAATGACTTACAAGGGAATGTTTTAGAAATAGGGCCTGGAACTGGTCCAAACTTATGTTATTATCCGGCTGACATTCATTGGATTGGGATTGAACCAAACCGATTCATGTATCCCTATTTGAAGCGAGAAGCTGAACGACTTGGCTTAG carries:
- a CDS encoding class I SAM-dependent methyltransferase encodes the protein MTIKMQSVESKTQDAPDWYKRLFAWLMAHGTAKYEAQMADFKRALFNDLQGNVLEIGPGTGPNLCYYPADIHWIGIEPNRFMYPYLKREAERLGLDIDLRLGTSERLDIEDNSIDAVVSTLVLCSVDSLTVTLQEIIRVLKPGGRFFFLEHVAAPEGTKLRQIQQWVRPLWKTFGDGCRPDRET